In Alkaliphilus flagellatus, one DNA window encodes the following:
- a CDS encoding nitrogenase component 1 → MGLCRFKPLPSGRMGILWTLSTIRDAAIIEFGCMGHMLYSSTTLERTGVYDGARLYSTHIDETDIAFGDTNRLNRTIDNVIKEDSPKVIFIIPSSVPEITGIDIHAVCCELQSKYPDVLLLPFEYGGFDITQHRGIEETLLLLAKKIPVKIEKSKIPTFNIIGSCADLFRFQADTKEILRIMEGAFNMKPVCIMTSDTDIRDIENMGSAHINLILRREGLKTAEYLKDKFNTPYIFNRPYGIEGTMNWLNEISKILEIPLNNDFITNEKNILFKQFKPAIPSFRHLVRSHPDEAILSLGGHIDVVEGLISFGCNELSLTKGVCWCDSPHMGSEEIPYLEEDMWTEVVKSHKKGYLMASGEALAWFGHNTELQISNPDIKWRLHPYEPPFLGFRGAINLVNLWINDIKED, encoded by the coding sequence ATGGGACTATGTAGATTTAAACCATTGCCTTCAGGTAGAATGGGAATTCTCTGGACACTATCTACTATTAGAGATGCAGCTATTATAGAGTTTGGATGTATGGGACATATGCTGTACAGTAGCACTACATTAGAAAGAACTGGTGTATATGATGGAGCTAGACTTTATTCAACTCATATAGATGAAACTGATATAGCTTTTGGAGATACTAATAGACTTAACAGAACGATAGACAATGTAATTAAGGAGGACTCTCCTAAGGTAATTTTCATAATACCTTCTTCTGTTCCTGAAATAACAGGAATAGATATTCATGCTGTATGTTGTGAATTACAAAGTAAATATCCAGATGTACTTTTATTACCTTTTGAATATGGAGGCTTTGACATAACTCAACATCGGGGAATTGAAGAGACTCTATTGCTTTTAGCTAAAAAAATACCAGTAAAAATTGAAAAATCAAAAATTCCAACTTTTAATATCATAGGTTCATGTGCAGATCTATTTAGATTTCAAGCTGATACAAAGGAAATTCTTCGCATTATGGAAGGTGCTTTTAATATGAAGCCAGTTTGCATTATGACTTCAGATACGGATATTAGGGATATAGAAAATATGGGAAGTGCGCATATTAATCTTATACTACGAAGAGAAGGATTAAAGACGGCAGAGTACCTTAAAGATAAATTTAATACACCATATATTTTTAATAGACCTTATGGAATAGAGGGAACAATGAATTGGTTAAATGAAATTTCAAAGATATTAGAAATTCCTCTAAATAATGACTTTATAACTAATGAAAAAAACATTCTCTTTAAACAATTTAAACCTGCAATCCCGTCTTTTCGTCATCTAGTAAGGTCTCACCCAGATGAAGCTATACTTTCACTTGGTGGGCATATAGATGTAGTGGAGGGACTAATATCCTTTGGGTGTAATGAGCTTTCTCTTACTAAGGGAGTGTGCTGGTGTGATAGTCCTCATATGGGTAGTGAAGAGATTCCGTATCTAGAAGAAGATATGTGGACAGAAGTAGTAAAGTCTCATAAAAAAGGATATCTTATGGCAAGCGGAGAAGCATTAGCGTGGTTTGGTCATAATACAGAATTACAGATTTCAAATCCAGATATAAAGTGGAGACTACACCCATATGAACCACCATTTTTAGGTTTTAGAGGTGCTATTAACTTGGTGAATTTATGGATAAATGACATTAAAGAAGATTAA
- a CDS encoding AAA family ATPase, producing MNINEGDYKFIQHKYYLSLDRQYTVEEKELIWKKPLSHKVSEEEMRICNEVKRNWNCGEMKIANILLEGDAGSGKTQLAKALSADFNLPYTKVTCFADMDKTDIIGAILPVISTEQLEKINDEDKAALKALYDSDGFHSATEILVDVLGISWEQAALKMKELMKIADESSKDGIVEYRFYPSEIVRAYRNGYLLEIQEPTVIRDAAVLMALNSALELDGSINLPTEIIHRHPDCIVIITTNRNYLGCRPLNESLRDRIQHTEKMDLPDKEVMIERAIAKTGYRNDQLLEILADIIITLDKTARANAIKGVAGMRSFFYWVDAIAHGGSITESLYHKVIYKITTDSEEIKILEESLKKHRVLEELEEFESEIKKKARM from the coding sequence ATGAATATAAACGAAGGTGATTATAAATTCATCCAACATAAATACTATTTATCTCTGGATAGACAGTATACTGTTGAAGAAAAAGAATTGATATGGAAAAAGCCACTATCTCATAAGGTAAGTGAAGAAGAAATGCGCATATGTAATGAAGTCAAACGTAATTGGAATTGTGGAGAAATGAAAATCGCAAATATACTTTTAGAAGGAGATGCTGGCTCAGGGAAAACACAACTTGCTAAAGCCCTATCTGCAGATTTTAACCTTCCATATACGAAGGTAACCTGTTTTGCAGATATGGATAAGACCGATATTATTGGCGCAATTTTACCAGTTATTTCAACAGAACAATTAGAAAAAATAAATGATGAGGATAAGGCCGCTTTAAAAGCACTTTATGATAGTGATGGCTTCCATAGTGCAACAGAAATTTTGGTTGACGTATTGGGTATTTCGTGGGAACAAGCTGCTTTAAAAATGAAAGAGCTAATGAAGATAGCTGATGAATCTTCAAAGGACGGTATTGTAGAATACAGATTTTACCCATCTGAAATTGTAAGAGCGTATCGTAATGGATATCTTTTAGAAATACAGGAGCCGACAGTGATTCGAGATGCAGCTGTGCTAATGGCTTTAAACTCCGCATTAGAATTAGATGGCAGTATCAATCTTCCAACAGAAATCATTCATCGACATCCTGATTGTATAGTAATTATTACTACAAATCGTAATTATTTAGGGTGCAGGCCTTTAAATGAATCGTTGCGTGATCGAATTCAACATACTGAAAAAATGGATTTGCCGGATAAAGAAGTTATGATCGAACGTGCGATTGCAAAAACGGGGTACAGGAATGATCAGCTATTAGAGATTTTAGCAGATATTATTATTACTTTAGATAAAACTGCTAGAGCCAATGCGATTAAAGGAGTTGCCGGGATGCGTTCATTTTTTTATTGGGTTGACGCTATTGCTCATGGTGGATCTATAACTGAATCGCTGTATCATAAAGTAATTTACAAGATAACTACAGATTCAGAAGAAATTAAGATATTAGAAGAATCCTTAAAGAAGCACAGAGTTTTAGAAGAACTCGAAGAATTTGAAAGTGAGATTAAAAAAAAAGCTCGGATGTAG